Proteins encoded within one genomic window of Natator depressus isolate rNatDep1 chromosome 1, rNatDep2.hap1, whole genome shotgun sequence:
- the ACR gene encoding acrosin: MPQQGTERLENTLTQPALCLVLRWKMRLLSLLLFHTLVWPMHSTKGSCDAVCGRRPLASGYGGMRIVGGVDALPGAWPWLVSIQIPTRMGPRHSCGGSLVSPRWVLTAAHCFKAKRRLLPQWRVVVGASQLSQRGPEAQVRSIKQVVLHERYEPRMESNDIALLELEQPIECNDYAQPACLPSAMAEVSNLSHCYISGWGVTQETSLETADILQEAKVHLIDITTCNSSRWYNGAIASNNLCAGYEQGGIDSCQGDSGGPLMCTKERSKRFWVIGVTSWGLGCAKAQRPGVYSSTQHFHDWILGKRTLYQHPAPILPVVLVDGD; the protein is encoded by the exons GTGCCTGGTGCTCCGGTGGAAGATGCGgctgctctccctcctcctgttCCACACCCTGGTCTGGCCCATGCACAGCACGAAGGGCAGCTGCGA TGCAGTCTGTGGGCGCCGCCCCCTGGCGTCTGGCTACGGCGGGATGCGGATCGTGGGTGGCGTAGATGCTCTGCCGGGGGCCTGGCCCTGGCTCGTCAGCATCCAGATCCCCACCCGAATGGGCCCCCGGCATTCCTGTGGCGGGTCCCTCGTCAGCCCCCGCTGGGTCCTCACAGCCGCTCACTGCTTCAAAGCCAAGAGAAG GCTGCTCCCGCAGTGGCGTGTTGTGGTCGGTGCGTCCCAGCTATCCCAGCGTGGCCCCGAGGCCCAGGTGCGCTCCATCAAACAGGTGGTGCTGCACGAGCGCTACGAGCCGCGCATGGAGAGCAATGACATCGCTCTGCTGGAGCTTGAGCAGCCCATCGAGTGCAATGACTACGCACAGCCCGCCTGCCTGCCCAGTGCCATGGCGGAGGTGTCGAACCTGTCCCACTGCTACATCAGCGGCTGGGGAGTCACGCAGGAGACAT ccctggaAACAGCCGACATCCTGCAGGAGGCCAAGGTGCATCTCATTGACATCACGACCTGTAACAGCAGCCGCTGGTACAACGGGGCCATCGCCAGCAACAACCTGTGTGCAGGGTACGAGCAAGGAGGCATCGACAGCTGCCAG GGCGACAGCGGTGGCCCCCTCATGTGCACAAAGGAAAGGTCAAAGCGCTTCTGGGTTATTGGAGTCAccagctgggggctgggctgcgcCAAGGCACAGAGGCCAGGGGTCTACAGCTCCACTCAGCACTTTCATGACTGGATCTTGGGGAAA AGGACTCTGTACCAGCATCCGGCTCCCATCCTGCCCGTCGTCCTTGTGGATGGAGACTGA